The Pyxidicoccus sp. MSG2 DNA segment CGGCCACCTGCACGTGCACGGGCTTCCCCGCGCCGTACTTGAGTGCGTTGGAGAGCAGGTTGGAGACCACCTGCTCCAGCCGGGAGCGGTCCCACCTCCCGAGGATGGAAGGGTCGGCCTCCAGGAAGATGCGTGACCAGGCACGCTGCGCCTGCGGCTCGTAGCGCGCCACCAACTCACGGACGAGCGCGGACAGGTCCACCGATTCCAGCTCGAGCTGGAGCCGGCCCGCGCGGATGCGTGACACGTCGAGGAGCCCGTCGACGAGCTCCGCCAGCCGGCGGACCTGCCGCTGCGCCAGCTCCAGGTCCCCGCGCATCCGCTCCGCCGCGTCCCCCAGGGACTCCACGGGAAGCGAGCGCTTCATGCCCTGCAGCTTGAGCGCCAGGGGCGTGAGCGGTGTCTTCAGCTCATGGCTGGCGACGGAGAGGAACTC contains these protein-coding regions:
- a CDS encoding sensor histidine kinase, whose protein sequence is MDNARLYAQAQRAIRLRDEFLSVASHELKTPLTPLALKLQGMKRSLPVESLGDAAERMRGDLELAQRQVRRLAELVDGLLDVSRIRAGRLQLELESVDLSALVRELVARYEPQAQRAWSRIFLEADPSILGRWDRSRLEQVVSNLLSNALKYGAGKPVHVQVAASEKTARLVVRDEGIGIEPQSLHRIFQRFERAVSERHYGGLGLGLYITRQIVEAHGGCVGAESAPGQGATFTVTLPLEGPSDVAGPCDGPGSPVS